The region TGATCCCAATATTTAActtaaatacaaaaattcGATATCTAAATAATaccattatttatatacggCTTTCTAAAGTTGTAAACGATAATATGGTGCTTTAATACAAATGCttattgcatattttatccatcgataatattaaaacgtaataaaatttgagGTCTAATACaatatcataaatatatgatactattcaaaaataataataggtTGGAATTTCAATATGAATGCTATCCCgtaaaaacattaaaacTTAATGTAATGACTTtactataatattatttatgcaaGCATATGCAAATGGCTTTCCCtagatataataattattattattttcaatgataaattaatataataaagcaCATTTTTATGGCATTGTATGACTATAAATTTTCctaaatatttgtaatataaataattctatgtatttatttcaataaTCAGTGTCACGATcatttataattacataataatacatgaaatatatgaacCGTATGCGATACAATTGTGATGGTTAATTTATagcaattttatttactgTTATAAtgtttgttattttttcgaTCAGTTTAATgcttaaatttaaataatttatatgcacctataattattttgtaaaatttgCTCATCTTCAATAccttaaattatttcattttaaaaaatgttcaAAGAATTTTTTGTAGACATGCCCCTTTTATGctaatattttaacaaaatttaatattaagtatataaaatttttttttcatactttacaaaatttagCAAGAACAGCATCGTTGTAGAACTATACAACtgttgtattatttattatttataaaattattttaaaacatttttatattttacctatttttttttaaaaataacataatttttgttatttattcattatttcattcaatatatttaaaatttttatttctcaTTTGCGCATAGTTAAAAAATGCCTAATTTTACTTTTCTCATTTAGGCCatatttaaacaaaaatccatatatgataaatatttctatatgtagaaaattgaattacttaaaaaattcaaaaattgttcatataaaataataataatgagcAAACAAAATAAGACCAAATGTAAACTAATTATATATCGGCCATTATCCagaatataaacaatagTATCTCTTTACTAACGTAATATATAGTATTAAGATTTAATATGgtagtaaaaataaatgattttttCCCATTTTCCAAGCTTTTTATACttacattattaatatggATTGCGTAATTTTCCATTAAAGTgccatataaatatttataaaatgagcaccatatttttgtttaaaaaatgtgtgaAGCTACATTTTGTATACATTCAATTATATTTGCACCTTTTTGCATGTCATGTTATTATcaactttttaatttacaaTCTATTACTTTGAAAACCTAATGGAATGTGACCACCAAGCTCATCACTTCACTCTCACTTAAAGTTACAAGGACATTAACTAACGTAATATCAATACCAAATCAAGTTAATATCATATCGAGTGAACTCTCAAACTTAATAAAAGTCTCATTTTCAATGTCTCTAGTAAAGCCCcaatttatattcaaaattttcacAAAACGATGAAGACACATATGATCTAAAAGCAAAAATAAGTGCTATCAAATATGGTATTCATCTCAAAAACATAATTCAAAAGTTACAAGGATTTAATTATGCTGACTCTATAGCTATTCAATtagcaaaaaataaaagtgctaaaaaaatcattagGAAAATCTAGGGTTCTAATGATTCGAAGATTTAATTGGTATAGTAAAATATTCAGAGAATTCAGAGTTAAAGAGTTATTTACTTCCAATaatttatagaaaatacTTAGTGTATTACATTATTACAGTAGCCTATCTaacaatgaaaataataaatgtctTTCAACCACTgagaaaaaacaaacaaatttttagtattaccctttttatttaaaataataaataatttgtatgATAAAATGATGACACAAAGTTTcctaaacatatataaatcatataaGACAGGAAGCTTTCTTAATAAAGCAATTTCAACTAATGTTTTATTCGTTAAAATGGTAATTCCAATATTAATGAGGATTGTGCAATAGCACATTTGTCTTTTGTAAAATGAATCGTATATCACATAACATCCATCGTTATTATAATTGCATCATTTGCATTTACCTTAGATAATTTAATCAAATACCGCAGCCCCATCATAAATAACCACTATCATATACCTTTTGTCACCCTCTTCGAATAAACACccaaaaatttaattaatcaagaaaaaaatgatgtataataaaatttatcatatcCTTAGTTgtaactattttttatatttttaatgggGTATTTAATCCTTAgttataatacaaaatgcatattaagaaaatattccttatattttaataagtCTATAAGTTCTCATGCTAATGCTATATTTTAGCATTTTCATACATTTCAAAGTATTCCTCCTTTGACTATCgtataaataatgcatataacacaatacaaaaaaataattaaaaaaaatataccacAGTTATCCgctcaaatatataaacctATTTATGCATCAATCATATTAGTATATAacacatttaaaaatgtgtaaGCACcataactatatatatatataatttcaatttttttaagtttatGCTCCCTTTtccatacatatatttttttattttatgtttaatcCGAAATctgcataaaaaaacatgaaaTGACCAATAATTTcctataaaataaatgctataataaaaaataatcgctttgtttcttatttttaatagttttaaaagtgtattttctaaaacttaaaaaacCTTCCTATCAAAACATTAAATTTGTTGTTAAATTCGATTATTAAAAGGATTTAAGACGCTTTAAGGCtgcttaaaattttaataattccaTACTTGTTTccttaaaataaaaaaagtaaaaatataggagttcatacaaaaatacaacaatatatacatttatattatcccAACTCTCTAACTTATGTTGGCATTATTATCAGAATAACCAACAACGATAACATAAATCAcacatattttgttatattttcacataaaatataaaaaacgcaaataaatatatattctcaTTGTTTTTTCGTTCCGCACAATCAccattacaattttttgcaAACCAAAAAAGTGTATgcaaaaacaatatatcgttaaaaatatttttgttgtcTAATAAATTGCAAGCAATTTTCgctattttcaaatattcattatttaatgtgaaaacttatataatatcatatttataaaaataaaaaaatttatgggTGCGtggtgaaaataataattatattgcCAGGGGCTTTTCTATTTTTGGTGTAagtgataaatatttattggcgttaaatgaatttgtaaaaaaaaagataaatcttcataattattttaatacaatTTATAAGAACCAAACACGaccattattttattacatatgtatataataatattgcatatacaatcaatattattaaatactATAAAATTAGCCAAAACAAAATCAGGGTACATACTTGAACAAAGCACCCTGAATCATAAATCCGAAATTACAACATATACATAGCTTATATgcattcatatttatttaatatagtaATGACAACAATTTGATAAAGtgttgtatttatttatatatcaaCTGTGTATACATTTACCTATTTGTTCGTTTACtagtattttttctttatatcatttacgTAGGATTTTAAcgcatttttatatattattataaaatatttcctcatattaattttataaaactatTAAACATACCATAatatacatgtatatatatgaacaataataattagcattatttaaaaaagagaaCCACATACTGTTAACtattataattcatttaatttatcttACTTATATAATGTGccatacatattatatcattataacAATGCTAtgctattatattaatcatttattatcGCTATAAATTCCATGAGCGatatttatgaattaaATGTTTTCAAAACAAAGGATAAtaaattgaaatatttccaaaagttttaatattatgtacatatatatatacatacatataataatatttagtTAACtagttataaaataatttttcaataacATGGGCAAATTTctctatttaaaaaaatgccttattatatttttatttttttatttaatatagcaagaaaaataaccataatttatataaaatatttataattattgctatatatatatatatatatatatatatatatattatatacgtgccttttttatatatacaacgGTTGTTTTTTCGTGATTAGTTCTatctttaaatttttacaactgttgtcaaaaaaatacccaatatttactaatattataattttaataattagctttaaaatagtataaaattgtctcgaaaataattattataaaaaatctaAAAAGCTAGCAATTAGTAAACgcattataatattattcagCATGCAATCCAAAGAATATgtgaaaattttatcaatCAAATATTCAATTAAATTCAAtcaatatagaaaaatataaagccaattaagaaaaaaataatagataGCTAGTAAAACTAGCTAATGTTATATTAAGGATATAATTCTATATCACAACttcaaaaaaacaaaatattagattttaatttaagtttataatttaaaaaatatatattttataaatacaattaatttttttttattctttaaaaaattatttttgattctaaaaatttaaatattgttatcttaatattatttattgtattttattttttatcttattattataataaactCTTATTATTGCATTAATTCGCTTCACATATttactatattttattattattattaatattattattatattataatttttttacttaacTATacgaaaatgaaattagCAAAAGCATTCTATTTTGTTGCCTTTTTATTGGCTGTTAAAGTTTTAACCCCAGGATCTAATAATTATGTTGAAGCCAAAGCTgcaaaatcaaaaaaagtaGCCAAGGGTGGTAATGGGtttattagaaaaattaaagataaCAAGATTGCATTTTTATCTACATTAGCTGCAACAATAGGATTAGCAATTGGTACTACATTTGGTGTAATGCACCttcaaaagaaaaaaggaGGTAATAAAAAGCCATTGGGCGGTGCAGGAAAAAAACCAACCCCAGCACCAGAAGTTAAAAACCCAGCACCAGAAGTTAAAAACCCAGCACCAGAAGTTAAAAACCCAGCACCAGAAGTTAAAAACCCAGCACCAGAAGTTAAAAACCCAGCACCAGCAGTTAAAAACCCAGCACCAGAAGTTAGAACCCCATCACCAGAAGTTAGAACCCCATCACCAGAAGTTAGAACCCCATCACCAGAAGTTACCCCCCCAGCATCAGAATCTGATATAAAATCATCaccatattattataaaacaaGATTATAATCATCAGCATCACACTAATTGTAGTTTCTGGttgatattatatatttttatatcatattatGACAGTAGACCAACAATCCAAGGTATATCCCATAcattgtaaaaattaattgatataattaaacaaaTCAATAGAGGCCAATAATTTGAGGCATTTAAATATCTTGGTGTTATCAATCTGACGTTTTAGAACATttgattttaatttttatataccatatatataaaataatatattggatttattaaagtatcaatattgatataaaaattccagaacttatatatattcgcGTGTTTGCTTTAGGATGGTTTAATTCCGATACTACattgaaataattttttgttttccgATTTGCCCCTATTTATtagcataaaaaatattttttttattttaagaataatatcatgttattaatattaaaaaatatattgtgcATATAATACACATATGCCATGATGTTACTCAAGCCctttgtaataaaaataaaccgTGTTTTACTGTTTGTTGGAAATAGGCcgtgatatatatttttgtctgTAAGTGATATTTGATTtaaatatcatttatagtaataaaattaatgataTTGTTAGAACGATTCAATGCAAATGCTACATTGcatgtaatattttttttatgtttttatttaaagcaTATAATGCCAATACATtttatgcacatatatatgtaatattaaataaactaCCTAAaactatataattataaagaaataatttgtatgtattaatataaaaattacataaaatacaacataaatataaatggtaTAGCGATagtaatttatatattttgctaTTAATACTGTTTAATTATGGTAAATTGTAATATTAggtttataaaatatatgaaatatcaataaaaacctttgttaaataaaattgttcaTCAAATAAACTAAACATAAAGGTATTGTGATATATAATTCGATATAACTCTGAATCACCATTATCACTTCTTATACAATAAACACTTATACTATAACATATTAAGAGTTCATATATATGGTTAGACAATATTtaacattaaaatataaaatatcgatattatattttaacaatatttaaTCTATAATTAcactaaaaatatatgcacatcatttatgaaaaatattttataagtggtatatttgtgtttttcatatttaagGTTAATGCAGAATTAGAAAGCCATGAGATATGgtacatataatttattattttaataagttactacttatatatacttaatgATCTAAAGGACaccaataaatattatagaattataaaaaattcaatcAGGACAAAATGTTGAACTCTAAGACAATATAACAACTTTATATGCTgacttttaaaaataatatatctgGAACactaaaaattttatgaaaaagtctttaggaaataaatacaaaatttatacaaCACTATATCCCTTACAGTAAAAACAAACTATGTaaagttatattttaaaaggaattatgtatatttcgtcaaaattgaaaacgtatttttatgcatacatatgtaaAAAAGTTTGCATATACGGCTGTTTTCATTCATATTTCTATTTCACTGtctacaaaaaatattttataatcgTTCAAATAATACGCTATGAAGTAACTCTCTATCCCTAACAAAACgtacaaattatttaaaaataacaaacaAAACACTAAAAATTACTCtcaaaaatacatataattctCTTTcgaacaaaaataatacacacatttacaaatataattatcaaatatattatatataattttttttcttcttcgaTTTCTTTTCGAAGCcagatttatttttatttgctaGAATCCGTTTTCATTTCTTGagacaatatatttatattttaaaaaattatttttatgaattatttgtatactACAAATTAaaggaaatatttatatatacgttcaaaataaacaactatattgtaaaatctttatacacacataaagtaaaataatGGTTAAAatgctattttttataaattttttgcttCTTTACtcttactttttattttataaacatatttatcacAAAACAATGTTCTATTTCTGGATTACActaataatgaattatattatatgtatggGTCGAATGGCTTCTCATCTATACCATAAGTTTGATGTGCTTCATTCATTAACTCGCTTAGTTCATCTTTATATTCTATAAAGTCATTTATTCCTTCCTTAGCGTCAtctacaaataaattactATATGATCCCTGAGTATCTGATGCCATATAATATGTGTTAAACGTTCCATCATCACTGATGCTATAACTATATGCATGATCGACTGGTTTTTGTTCTGGGTATGGTTTTGGATAATACTCTAGAAATCGTTTTGTATagtgttttttatattgctCTAGATATTGTTCTGGACTTTGTTCTGAATATTGTTCTGGGAATTGTTCTTGGAATTGTTCTTGGAATTGTTCTGGGGATTGTTCTGGGAATTCATCTGCGTATGGATTTTCGACTGGGCTTATTAATGATATATCTTTAGGAGTGTCTACATCATCAAAGTTTTTAAAGCGGTTTTTAATTCTAAATTTGTTTCGAACTTCAGGATTCATACAAACAAGTGCTAAAGCAAAGGCGATTGTTGATCCTACAATAGAAGCGGCTATAGCTGCTATCTTTTTGTTTCGTCCATTctgaaatattttgtttgttttgttttctACTTTAGCATTATTAGATTTTGGAGTGTTTGCCTCATCAACTGGTGCTACCTTATCATCAATGGGTGTTACATTATCATTAACTGATGTTACATTATCATCAACTGGTAATGCCTTATCATCAACTGATGATGCCTTATATTCCAAAATACCGCAAATTagtaatatgaaaaaaaagagagaAACGTATGtggttttcattttattcaGACGTAATTATGCGCTGAAAGGTATATATCTATGCTAATATCgatctatattatttattattttttgtctaggtattttatttcttttatgtataaatatgtaataataaacaaaatttaaggTTGCTGtggttttattttttgttcgTTTCTTTcttatatacttatttaattttttttcagttaaaatttaaataactGATTTtccttataattatttatgatgGTGTATatctctatatatataactaattatatatattggactctataaaaatttttttctgtgtaaagataaaaaaaatatataaaatatataatataatattatttaaaaataattgtatttattttattatatttttttataaaaagagtttaatatatttcaaaattcagtcccctttttttattggattatatatatagctcaacaaaatttttatgaaacaCCATAAAAGGAAAGGATCaaccataaaatatagctataaaagaataaaacATCCTATGTTTTGAGGACTATATAAACTatgaatatgtataattaaaaaataacaaaaaataaatcatctGACAATGATAATTTCAGCATGTatccaaaataatattaagaACCACTAATTCGTTCAGTGTCTATTTATGGCATATTTCGTGGATTATCCACAACAACacttattttatgaaatttataataaattttatttatttattattattttttaacatatttatatatgtatatatccatataatttacgttttttcattattttcatgatataataattcatcTGTTGTtcccatttttattcacCCTATAATGAACCATATGTGGATGtatgcattatatatatgttttttttaatatccttgaataaattacaaattatttaatgtggtttatataataatgcatatattatgaaacCAATATAATagggaaaataaataagcgAGTAAagtttttacaaaattgtCACACCAATTAATacattaaaagaaaaaattgcatgcatcaaaaaatgaatccattatatttaatagtaaatacatgaaaaattcaaaatattattaaatttaatggGATTCATATGCTTATTTCCCAAATCTTTGGTACATGCAAAAGATATGTTTAATACGAATTAGTGAGTACCATAATTGTactaataaaatgaaaaggacATAAATTAAGCAGAATGCAATAAGCCtacttcttttttattgtaattTGGTATCActaattcatttatttgattcacaacaaaaatatatcaatcaATTCAATGCTTTTGTATGTAGCTGTTaaagatatttttatggacaaaaaattattttattacgtGCATATATGTTCACGGTTGTATACAAGCATTTCCTATTGTTCAGTATTTGCTCATAGAAAcaatattgaaaatattttatgatattttaaaaaataaatatataacaacaTCATAAAATTGCTGAATAAAAGACAATGCTACAATAACCAAACAAAAAAACCGCATTATCACAAAAGCAGTTTTTTCATTccaaattttgataaaaatttaaatgattaACAATCAAACGAAAGAGTTAAAtctttcaaaaaaaaataaaggaaaattGATGGgcttttaattaaaaaaatcataaatattcgttaaattttaaattatcaatCAATGCCATTTTACacttaaaatattacacacataattatttgtatgaatcattttttaatgtttttatttcttttttgtgtagtataaaaatataatgaattgTTGTTACATTTAGGAAAATAAACAAGGAACCAAATGtgttgattttttttatgtatatattacaaaagccctttaaaattattttttataaaaataatttgtattcGCTTTTAGCTTTGTAGAATACTATATAAATGTGTGTATTGttatttcaatatatttacaatttacactcataaaaaatatatatataggtctcaaaattatatttccttttaGCGTTATGCATCTATTATTAAAGTCTTCTACATCGAcagttaaatatatatatagcaaTAATAAGAGTCATCATAAATTGCATGTTAATAATAGTTTATTATGCTATTTTGagaatttaattaaattacataaaaaggaaaaaactcaaaatatgtttttatgtCTCTcgcaattttaatattgtgtattttatatatttttttatatgggattttattatatatgaataaactTGTGGGAAAGCACGAAAATTTTTGCTATATTCATTTTCCTCTTTTTTGGTATATAAGAAAAGCAAAATTTGTAAGAAcatttcataatttataaaatatttacatatagggagagaaaaaagaaacatatattatttatttatgcatatgccCACACGGTGCTCCTTCGAATTTACACATAGCATAGTTATAACAACATAGCACCTTATTCATTcctttcttttatataattaaataaattccATTAAATCTTTAAATGTAAAACATGCAttccaaataaaattataaacgataaaaataaaaaatacgtaaaaaaattatttaaacattttGTGCCATTTTCCtcacattattttttcacacttcctttttttactaattcgaaaaaaatgctcttcattttttccaatTGATAAAAGACGAATTTTaagtaattttttaagaaataaCATAATGATGCaagcattttattatatatatagcgtatttattatatgaattatattttttttcgaatttttttttttccacatATATTAATCTTGCTCTCTAAATTAGCTAATgcatgaataaaaaaaa is a window of Plasmodium chabaudi chabaudi strain AS genome assembly, chromosome: 5 DNA encoding:
- a CDS encoding early transcribed membrane protein is translated as MKTTYVSLFFFILLICGILEYKASSVDDKALPVDDNVTSVNDNVTPIDDKVAPVDEANTPKSNNAKVENKTNKIFQNGRNKKIAAIAASIVGSTIAFALALVCMNPEVRNKFRIKNRFKNFDDVDTPKDISLISPVENPYADEFPEQSPEQFQEQFQEQFPEQYSEQSPEQYLEQYKKHYTKRFLEYYPKPYPEQKPVDHAYSYSISDDGTFNTYYMASDTQGSYSNLFVDDAKEGINDFIEYKDELSELMNEAHQTYGIDEKPFDPYI
- a CDS encoding early transcribed membrane protein, translated to MKLAKAFYFVAFLLAVKVLTPGSNNYVEAKAAKSKKVAKGGNGFIRKIKDNKIAFLSTLAATIGLAIGTTFGVMHLQKKKGGNKKPLGGAGKKPTPAPEVKNPAPEVKNPAPEVKNPAPEVKNPAPEVKNPAPAVKNPAPEVRTPSPEVRTPSPEVRTPSPEVTPPASESDIKSSPYYYKTRL